From Uloborus diversus isolate 005 chromosome 8, Udiv.v.3.1, whole genome shotgun sequence, a single genomic window includes:
- the LOC129228063 gene encoding U9-ctenitoxin-Pr1a-like, translating to MKSIILIGFLTCLFVAVSALNETCKTNDDCAEDECCVEIVRFFSSKCKKLRKEGDFCLKGAEEHQLEDKYKFACPCVEGLVCKPAKTVDENGVASFLEDKCQKE from the exons ATGAAGAGTATCATTCTGATTGGATTTCTCACTTGCCTGTTCGTGGCT GTGAGTGCTCTGAACGAGACGTGTAAGACGAACGATGACTGTGCCGAAGATGAGTGCTGTGTTGAAATTGTCAGATTTTTCTCTTCCAAATGCAAGAAGCTCAGGAAAGAAG GTGATTTCTGCTTGAAAGGTGCTGAAGAACATCAACTTGAGGATAAATATAAGTTTGCCTGCCCGTGTGTTGAAGGACTTGTTTGTAAACCAGCAAAAACTGTAGATGAGAATGGG gtcGCTTCATTTTTAGAAGACAAATGTCAAAAAGAGTGA